In the genome of Drosophila subpulchrella strain 33 F10 #4 breed RU33 chromosome 2L, RU_Dsub_v1.1 Primary Assembly, whole genome shotgun sequence, one region contains:
- the LOC119547136 gene encoding uncharacterized protein LOC119547136, with protein sequence MSEKTLGSYRDIDCARWYRGMSAVQTEACDGLLHALRDDLEQESTYRVRRCVHQLGLHPLVDTSQIKVLMAMSQGNDLAFLWFLWELAYKSPQKCRKDSEDSDSDSEYYTVNEQLLLSGIAHLDMPSTLRALDALLPPATHSKKRTSQRKDISHKGLVKIPPSIDPRNRVLPYFASQVRPREFIPKSHFQDPKNKLRFPEYSQYSDFMHQIPNEKSRWFAHYQFFPAKRIVTKLLSEHLDGLTLKPRSEESDPLCETHQMKVNSTFQHCISQLDVSKAELRDRRKRTLQDIEKNIECLRPRPLGQVKSFQKEVGSRKWCKHMTSSTQKATRKKEDISLLMDLAEDGHRMDLSRITSQDKFVQVMLMQRNKSQCAGAGDCKFLDVKCDLEEQNDLNISPKRKKSRTTHNQIRRSRKSAKSIVEEEPHLPTTNFEKLADRIPACSRTLRCLIKKRCPEEETFTTRTLDGFQLNYHKIFDLPAIPEEHMPWEDDVLDLEDKRPVIEKLLIDSLKDGESKSVKELQRDKSLPPVLKAAANCAVDMFRTNVEEVVETPPVKEQELNYIIDPNNKQQIEDLLKEALQVLRRNPHFVLATFSNVHKMPVLLDWVADRYGKTFSRDQMKDLVKSSYRIYERVYQDEKHHRTEILSVKKTFPGFGIGSNYGSYNKFMCQVRQRRSEYHDKLNNLALEQSRLTWLALRGYSHLGGHIRDTFFAYMPAKYVDLRRQHVWKSDDYRNMVKLRLRTHFPI encoded by the coding sequence ATGTCTGAGAAAACTCTGGGTTCTTACCGCGATATAGATTGTGCGCGCTGGTACCGTGGAATGTCCGCCGTGCAGACGGAGGCCTGTGATGGATTGCTCCACGCCCTTCGCGATGACTTGGAACAGGAATCTACTTACAGGGTGCGCCGCTGTGTCCACCAACTGGGCCTCCATCCACTGGTGGATACATCGCAGATCAAAGTCCTCATGGCCATGAGCCAGGGCAACGATCTGGCCTTCTTGTGGTTCCTCTGGGAGTTGGCCTACAAGAGTCCCCAAAAGTGCCGAAAGGATAGCgaggattcggattcggattcggaatACTATACGGTTAACGAACAGTTGTTGCTGTCTGGTATTGCCCATCTGGATATGCCCTCCACCTTGAGAGCCTTGGATGCCCTACTGCCACCTGCCACTCATTCGAAAAAGAGGACCTCCCAAAGAAAAGATATTTCGCATAAGGGTTTAGTTAAGATACCCCCAAGTATTGATCCTAGAAATCGTGTCCTGCCCTACTTTGCTTCCCAAGTGCGTCCTCGTGAATTTATTCCAAAGTCCCATTTCCAAGATCCAAAGAACAAGCTGCGCTTCCCTGAGTACTCGCAGTATAGCGATTTTATGCACCAAATTCCGAATGAAAAGTCTCGTTGGTTTGCCCATTACCAATTTTTTCCTGCCAAAAGGATAGTAACCAAGTTACTCTCGGAGCATCTCGATGGCTTAACCCTAAAACCTAGGTCGGAAGAAAGCGATCCTCTGTGTGAGACTCATCAGATGAAAGTCAACTCGACTTTTCAGCACTGCATATCTCAGTTGGATGTTTCAAAAGCTGAATTAAGGGATCGGCGTAAACGCACCTTACAagatatagaaaaaaatatcgaGTGCTTACGACCAAGACCTTTAGGCCAAGttaaaagctttcagaaagagGTCGGATCTCGTAAATGGTGCAAACATATGACTTCCTCAACCCAAAAGGCCACAAGAAAGAAGGAAGATATTTCCCTGTTGATGGATCTGGCTGAAGATGGGCACAGGATGGATTTATCCAGAATAACCTCGCAGGATAAGTTTGTACAGGTTATGCTAATGCAAAGGAATAAATCTCAATGCGCTGGGGCTGGCGACTGTAAATTTCTGGATGTCAAGTGTGATCTGGAAGAACAAAACGATTTAAACATAAGCCCTAAGCGTAAGAAGAGTAGGACAACCCATAATCAAATCCGTAGATCTCGAAAATCTGCAAAAAGCATTGTGGAGGAAGAGCCGCATTTACCAACTACCAACTTCGAGAAACTCGCCGATCGAATTCCCGCCTGCAGTCGAACTTTGCGATGTCTGATAAAAAAGCGGTGTCCTGAAGAAGAAACTTTCACTACCAGAACACTTGATGGCTTCCAGTTGAACTACCATAAGATTTTCGATCTACCGGCGATTCCCGAAGAGCACATGCCCTGGGAGGATGATGTTTTAGATCTGGAGGACAAGCGACCAGTGATTGAAAAGCTGTTAATTGATTCTTTAAAAGACGGGGAATCCAAGTCAGTAAAGGAGTTGCAAAGGGATAAATCTTTGCCTCCTGTTCTAAAAGCAGCTGCCAATTGTGCGGTGGACATGTTCCGCACGAATGTGGAAGAAGTGGTAGAAACCCCACCTGTTAAAGAACAAGAACTTAACTATATTATAGATCCAAACAACAAGCAACAGATTGAGGATCTTTTAAAGGAAGCTCTGCAGGTGCTCCGTAGAAACCCTCACTTCGTTTTGGCCACCTTCTCCAATGTCCACAAAATGCCCGTGCTACTGGATTGGGTGGCGGATCGCTATGGCAAGACCTTCAGCAGGGATCAGATGAAGGATCTCGTAAAGTCATCCTATCGGATCTACGAAAGGGTCTATCAGGATGAGAAGCATCACAGGACGGAAATTCTGAGTGTGAAGAAAACCTTTCCTGGTTTCGGGATTGGTTCTaactatggcagctataacaAGTTCATGTGTCAGGTTAGGCAGAGGAGGTCCGAGTACCATGACAAACTCAATAATCTGGCTCTGGAACAGTCGCGTCTCACCTGGTTGGCCCTGCGGGGATACTCCCACCTGGGTGGCCACATCAGGGACACCTTCTTCGCCTACATGCCCGCCAAATATGTAGATCTCAGACGCCAACACGTTTGGAAATCCGACGATTACCGGAATATGGTCAAACTCCGGCTGAGAACCCATTTTCCCATTTGA